The Ancylothrix sp. D3o genome segment CCTCTTGGTTACACCGGTTATCTTCAATCTTTGCGATTTCTCCTCAAACTCAACTAATGAATCAACTCAGCCACCCCGACAAACAAAGCGCCTTGTTGCGAAAAATTATTGATCGTATTCGTAACTCGCTAGAGTTAAAAGTTGTGCTGCAAACTGCCGTTGATGAAGTAGCTAGTTTGCTGAATTTAGATCGATGTAGTTTTTTGTGGTACTACAGCGATACTCAACGAGTGCAAGTTGTTTGCGAGTGTATTTGCGGGGAAGGTTCTCCCTCATCTGTGGGGTATCACCCCCTCGAAAGTTTTGGCAACAACGGCACCGCTATTGCTCAAGGTTCTTTAATTGTAAATTATGGTCAACAGGTTAATTCCGCCGGCCTTCTTTCGGTGACTCGTTTGCTTTCTGGGATGGCAAAATATTCTCAATTTACCAGAACTCACCAAGCTGAAAATAAAAGTGTTTTAGGTTCAGTTTCTAACTTATTAATTCCCGTCAAAAGTAAATCAGGTTGGATAGGATTTATTGCCTGTTTGTGCGATCATCCCCGTCGCTGGAAAAGTGGAGAAATAGAATTTTTGGAATCCCTCGCTCAACAGTTAGAAATTGCCATCCGTCAAGCTCAACTTTATGAGCAAACTCAAAAACAAGCCCAACGCGAACAATTAGTTAATCAAATCACTAGCCAAACTCGTCAAAGTTTAAATTTAGAGACGATTCTTAGCTCGGCAATTGCTCAATTAATGGAAGCATTAAAAGCAGACAGATGTTTAGTTCATTTGGTAGAACATGATGAAATAGAAGACGGCAAAAGCGGTTATATTTTATCAGAAGAAGAACTCGAAGAAGCAGCTAAATTAGTTGGTTTCCGTCGCCGGCATTTGTTTGAAGTTTGCCGAGATCCTTTTCCCCCATCTGTAGAGTATTTTGACACACACGGGCCGATAACTAACTGGGTGATTCAACACCGGCAACAGGTTGTAATTTCTGATGTCACTCAAGATCCGCGTATTGATAGCAACAATTCTGAATACGAACAAGCTCAAATTAAATCCTCGTTGGTGGTGCCGGTGCAGGCAAATAATCAACTTCATGCTATTCTTTACCTAAATCAATGTTCTCATACTCGTTATTGGTCAAAAAATGACCTCGAACTTTCTCAAGCCGTCGCCGATCAATTAGCGATTTCTATTCATCAAGCTTATCTTTATGCTAGGGCAAAAGCCGCCGCTGCCACCGCCACCGCTCAAGCGCAACAATTGGCTCAACTTTTAGAAGACTTACAGCAAAGTCAAGCCCAATTAATTCAAACAGAAAAAATGTCTAGTTTGGGGCAATTGGTGGCCGGTGTTGCCCACGAAATTAATAACCCCGTCAATTTTATTTATGGCAATCTCAAATACGCTAACAACTATATTGAAGAGTTGTTAGACTTGGTGGGACTCTACCAAAAATATTATCCAGAACCGCCCCCAGAAATTCAAGAACACAGCGAAACTATCGATTTGGAGTTTTTGCGGGATGATTTGGTTAAATTGCTGGCATCGATGAAAATTGGCGCTGATAGAATTCGCCAAATTGTCTTATCTTTACGGAATTTTTCTCGCGTTGATCAAGCAGAAATGAAGCTGGTTGATTTGCATGAAGGCATCGATAATACTTTGCTGATTTTGCAAAATCGTCTCAAATGCAACGGCACATTACGCGCGATAGAAGTTGTCAAAGACTACGGTAAATTACCGCCAGTTGAGTGCTACGCCGGCAGTTTGAATCAAGTATTTATGAATATTATTACCAACGCCATTGACGCTTTAGAACCTCTCAGAAACGGTGAGAAGCCCAAAGGGAAAGAATGCCAAAACGATGCCTGTACAGAAGAAGTTAAGCCCACAATTTCTATTTGTACCGAAATAGATAATAGCCATGTTAGAATCCGAATTGCTGATAATGGCCCCGGCATTAGTGAAGCAGCAAAAGGCAAATTATTTGATCCGTTTTTTACAACAAAGCCGGTGGGAAAAGGCACCGGCCTGGGTTTATCGATCAGCTATAGAATTATTGTCGAAAAACACAAAGGAAACCTTTCTTGTATTTCCGAACTCGGCAAAGGCACAGAATTTCAGATCGAAATTCCCCGATCTCCTGCCATTAGCAAAAATGAAGAGGCCGGTCAGAAAAAGGAGGTTTTGGCAGCCACAATGGCTTCTGCATCCCCACCAGACAGCAAGTAAAATTTTCAGCCTTTCCTCAACTTTGCCTGAACTCAGCAAATATGAACAATTGTAAACCTGCCAACTCGCAATAGCTACAATGGTAAGCTTACTATGGCATTTAAGATACAAATAAGGTGAAGTCTAAATGACTGGGTTAACCCAGCTACCCTATTTACTAAGGGCAGCGCGAGGCGAAGTGCTTGACCGGCCCCCCGTGTGGATGATGCGGCAAGCCGGCCGGTACATGAAAGAGTACCGCGACTTACGGCAAAAATATCCCTCGTTCCGCGAACGTTCCGAAAACGTCGATCTCGCCCTTGAAATCTCCCTCCAACCGTTTCGGGCCTTCCAGCCAGACGGCGTAATTCTATTTTCCGACATTCTTACCCCCCTGCCGGGGCTGGGCATTCCTTTTGATATCATCGAAAGCAAAGGGCCAATCATCGACCCGCCCATCCGCACCGCAGAACAAGTTAAAAATCTCCTTCCCTTCAACCCCGCTGAATGTGTGCCTTTTGTGGGAGAAATCTTGCAAACTTTACGCAAAGAAGTAGGCAATAAAGCGACGGTATTAGGCTTTGTGGGAGCACCTTGGACGCTCGCCGCCTACGCCATTGAAGGAAAATCTTCCAAAGACTACACGATCATTAAAAGCATGGCCTTCTCGGAACCGGCCATCTTACATGAATTGTTAGGCAAAATTGCCGATGCAATCGCTGTGTATGTCCGCTATCAAATCGACGCCGGTGCCCAAGTGGTGCAAATGTTCGATTCTTGGGCCGGCCATCTTTCGCCCCAAGACTACGATATCTTTGCCTTGCCTTACCAGCAGCGTGTTGTCCAACAAGTCAAAGCCACCCACCCCGACACCCCAATGATTTTGTATATCAATGGCAGTGCCGGTTTGCTAGAACGCATGGCCCAGTCTGGTGTCGATATCGTCAGCCTTGACTGGACAGTGGACATGGCAGAAGCGCGTAAACGTCTCGGCCCAAATGTCGGGGTACAAGGAAACATCGATCCCTGCGCCTTATTTGGTTCCAAAGACTTTATCCGCCAGCGTATCCTCGACACCATCCGCAAAGCCGGCAACCGAGGCCATATTCTGAATTTGGGTCATGGTATTATCGCCAACACCCCAGAAGAAAACGCCGCTTACTTCTTTGAAACTGCCAAACAAGCAGATCAATTGATGGCCCGCGCCTAACCACTCAGGTGTCAGCCGGCAGTTTTTGTAGGTTGGGTTGAAAAACCCAACCTATAACTTTTTTTGTGCCAGAAACTTCTAAAATTATTCCTAGTTCTTATTAAAGTGTTCCTTAGCGAATCACAACACCCAAATTAAGGGCGGGTAAGGCATCAAAGACGCTATCCCCGAATTACCAACTATGAAAAAAATTCTCATCACCGGCGCGAGTGGATGTATTGGTCATTACATCAGCGAAACCTTAATACAGCAAACCAACCACGAATTATATCTGTTTGTCCGCACACCCGAAAAACTGAAAATTGATTGCACAGTTCGCCCTGGTGTTCATATCATCCAAGGCGATATGGTGGAAATTGAAAAGTATGGCGCATTAATCAAAAACATTGATGTGGCAGTGTTGACAGCGACCGCTTGGGGAGGGATCAAAGCAGTTTGTGATGTAAACGTCAATAAAACAATTCAACTAATGAAAATGCTAGAAGCGGGGAAATGTGAACACATTATTTATTTTTCTACCGCCAGCATTTTAGGCCGCAATAACGAATTATTACCCCAAGCCGGCCAACTGGGTACAGACTATATAAGCTCAAAATATGAATGTTACGGGCAATTTTCCCGCTTACCCCTAGCCAAAATGGTAACAACTCTCTATCCTACTTTAGTCTTAGGAGGAGATGAAAATAAACCGTTTTCTCACCTTACCTCTGGGTTGCCACAAGTGGTTAAATGGATTGATTTAATCCGCTTTTTAAAAGCTGATGGCAGTTTCCATTTTATTCACGGCAAAGATATCGCCGCTGTAGTAAATCACCTGATTGATAATCCTCCAGGCGAAGGAGAAAACCGAAGTTTAGTATTAGGAACTGAACCGGTGACAGTCAATCAAGCCGTAGAAACTGCCTGCGAATATTTAGGAAAAGAAATTAAATTTCGCGTTGATTTAAGTCCGACTTTA includes the following:
- a CDS encoding GAF domain-containing sensor histidine kinase; this translates as MELTTSWLHRLSSIFAISPQTQLMNQLSHPDKQSALLRKIIDRIRNSLELKVVLQTAVDEVASLLNLDRCSFLWYYSDTQRVQVVCECICGEGSPSSVGYHPLESFGNNGTAIAQGSLIVNYGQQVNSAGLLSVTRLLSGMAKYSQFTRTHQAENKSVLGSVSNLLIPVKSKSGWIGFIACLCDHPRRWKSGEIEFLESLAQQLEIAIRQAQLYEQTQKQAQREQLVNQITSQTRQSLNLETILSSAIAQLMEALKADRCLVHLVEHDEIEDGKSGYILSEEELEEAAKLVGFRRRHLFEVCRDPFPPSVEYFDTHGPITNWVIQHRQQVVISDVTQDPRIDSNNSEYEQAQIKSSLVVPVQANNQLHAILYLNQCSHTRYWSKNDLELSQAVADQLAISIHQAYLYARAKAAAATATAQAQQLAQLLEDLQQSQAQLIQTEKMSSLGQLVAGVAHEINNPVNFIYGNLKYANNYIEELLDLVGLYQKYYPEPPPEIQEHSETIDLEFLRDDLVKLLASMKIGADRIRQIVLSLRNFSRVDQAEMKLVDLHEGIDNTLLILQNRLKCNGTLRAIEVVKDYGKLPPVECYAGSLNQVFMNIITNAIDALEPLRNGEKPKGKECQNDACTEEVKPTISICTEIDNSHVRIRIADNGPGISEAAKGKLFDPFFTTKPVGKGTGLGLSISYRIIVEKHKGNLSCISELGKGTEFQIEIPRSPAISKNEEAGQKKEVLAATMASASPPDSK
- a CDS encoding NAD(P)-dependent oxidoreductase, producing MKKILITGASGCIGHYISETLIQQTNHELYLFVRTPEKLKIDCTVRPGVHIIQGDMVEIEKYGALIKNIDVAVLTATAWGGIKAVCDVNVNKTIQLMKMLEAGKCEHIIYFSTASILGRNNELLPQAGQLGTDYISSKYECYGQFSRLPLAKMVTTLYPTLVLGGDENKPFSHLTSGLPQVVKWIDLIRFLKADGSFHFIHGKDIAAVVNHLIDNPPGEGENRSLVLGTEPVTVNQAVETACEYLGKEIKFRVDLSPTLANVIIKVFRIQMAAWDRFCLEYRHFTYQNPVNPGTFGLPVYCKSFTDLLKVSGVPQKS
- the hemE gene encoding uroporphyrinogen decarboxylase, producing MTGLTQLPYLLRAARGEVLDRPPVWMMRQAGRYMKEYRDLRQKYPSFRERSENVDLALEISLQPFRAFQPDGVILFSDILTPLPGLGIPFDIIESKGPIIDPPIRTAEQVKNLLPFNPAECVPFVGEILQTLRKEVGNKATVLGFVGAPWTLAAYAIEGKSSKDYTIIKSMAFSEPAILHELLGKIADAIAVYVRYQIDAGAQVVQMFDSWAGHLSPQDYDIFALPYQQRVVQQVKATHPDTPMILYINGSAGLLERMAQSGVDIVSLDWTVDMAEARKRLGPNVGVQGNIDPCALFGSKDFIRQRILDTIRKAGNRGHILNLGHGIIANTPEENAAYFFETAKQADQLMARA